Genomic window (Trichomycterus rosablanca isolate fTriRos1 chromosome 27, fTriRos1.hap1, whole genome shotgun sequence):
tgcagtagtattggaatttttaaacatcttAAAATCAATGCTTGGTGATCAGAAAGTgggcattaataaaaaaaaaaaaacacacattaatatgttattaccatgttataAGTGATACCATgatagcagtgctgagaatggtccatcaCTTAAACAGCATCAAAcactgtttgtttttgacattgaacttgtgaactgatgaatcttgtgtaacgagtaactactgtttttgtcatgaatgtaaccaaagtgtgtaaaacatgacgttaaaatcgtaataaataaataaaaaatgacaaattgCAAAATATCTTATTATTATGGTTCAGCATATAACAACCAAAGTACAATCTTGCTTAGAGGTCCCTGACTAAATGGCAGACATAGGACTCGAACACACCTTTGGATTAATACCCAGAGCTTTGTCTACTCAGTGTATTTTGCTAAATAAGTTATGTAGTTTTATAATGCTAACAAATAGTTATTTCAACATAATTGCACATTTAACACTCCTGCTGTTTTCTGTAGGGTCAGATTGAATATCTGGTGAAATGGAGAGGATGGGCACTAAAGTAAGTAGATGgtgtttatttgtaatgtttataaattaattaaacctatactgttcttttttttttttagaaatcatGAGCTGTTTAGTACTGTGTTTAAGGTAACCTTATATGTAACGTACAGTGCATCATTTGTCACAGTAAAAAGTACATGTATGCATTTCTGAGCAATGAAATCATTGACAGAAAACAATCTCACATGTGCTGCATCTGGTATTTAAGCAACAGAAATTATGCATTAAGAGATTAGTATTGAGCAATAGAGGCAAGGAGGATAAACTTGCATTATGGGTACAGATGGATGTACAGTTACAGTTAGCTGAGCCCTTGATTAAATGCAATGATTAAAGTCGGTTTTACTTAATAATATGACATTATTTTTGTGATTGTATTTGACAAATTTCTCTCTTTTGTTGCAGACACAGCACCTGGGAACCAGAGGAAAACATCCTGGACGATCGGCTCATTGTAGCATTTGAGCGAAAGTAGGTTTATGTCAGTAAATTGTGCCTTCCTGTCTTTATTAGTTCTGCATATAAGTGGAACTATTAGGACCCTGTAGTCTTAATAGTTTTGGCTCAGTGGAGATGTACACCTGCATTCTTATAACAACTTCTTTCATGTCTACATACAGGGAGCGAGACAAGGAGCTTCATGGCCCAAAAAAGCGGGGACCTAAACCAAAAAACTTTATGCTCAAGGTTTgagtctttctttattttgcctCACTGTTCTTTATTTTAGAAAGTGTTAGGAAGCTAGGACAGTCCcggcccaatttttttttaggtGAAGTACCCTAAGGCTGGTTCAGGGTAAAGTGTTTGTAAACCTATATACGAAACGTgccaaaatgaaaataatttaaTGGTTCCAGACAGTGTGTGCAGAATTAGATTTAAACTATAAGAGAAGATGTACCTTCTGTCAAGACGTATCAATGACGCTCGTGTTGAGGAATGACCAACCCAGTTATGCCATCATTTCCACtgcaaattagaaaaaaaacaagaagaaaaaacagTCATTTATTATCTTCACCTACGTTAGGGTCACTGGGTGCAAAACAGGCTTACCAAAACAGGATACCTGTGCATCTCAGGGCATTACAGACTCACccaatttacttactcacttagaCATAAAGGGAAtctagagcagccaatccactttAGTCTGACCACTTCTgctattttttaatattgttttcttGCGTTTGAAGTTAACATCCACCTTCAGTCACAGATGCTGACCTTTGCAACTATATCCGAGTACTTTTTGGTGTCATATCACTATTTGCAACATTTAAATAGTTTAGGATTTAAGAACTTTTTAaagcactgtatttatttagtttttcattgCGTCTGCTAATGATACCATTCTATACCACTAGGCACGATCAAGTGTGACATCGACCCGTGTTTCCAGTTCCCATCAAGCTTCTCCGTCCCCTTCCTCATCAAGAGTCCGTCCAAACTCTTCGTCGTCGTCTCAGGCGCCAACGCCCAGGTTGCACTCATTAGCCAATGCACACAAACTGAAGAAGGACATCCATCGGTGCCACCGTATGTCCCGCCGGCCTCTGCCACGACCCGACCCGGACGGCTCGTCGTTTGTCTCCCGCCTGCCGATGTCACCATTCTCCGAGACCGTGCGCATTTTAAACCGCAGGGTAAAGCCACGAGAGGTCAAGCGGGGTCGCATCATTCTCAACCTCAAGGTCATTGACAAATGCACCAATGGGGCAACCAAAGGACAAGGACGGGCACAGATTCCGTCTCGGAATCGCATTATCGGGAAGAGGCAAGCAGACATGCCCTACAGGCCGTTCCAGCCGCCTATGAAGATGCTGGGATTTCCCATGTACGGGCAGCCATTTGGGCTTCAACCGTGCTTACCAGTTTCAAACCAAGCTGGCTCCAGAGTTGGCAAAGCTGGGGGGCGTTCATCAGCAAATTCGTCCAGGGTTCAGACCCAGTCGAATCCTTCGATGGCCAATAAGAGATTGGCCACTGAAATCCAGCCTTCCTCTCTGACATCACCACCAGAGGACAAACCCAAAAAGAGGGGCAGAAAGAGAAAATTGCCTCACGATCAGCCTGCATCTAAAACGAGAGCAGCAAAACATGGTGACCCTGACTGGCACCCAGAGCGAGCTTCCAGCTGTTCTAATGTCGTCGTCACAGATGTCGCCACGAACCACCTTACTGTCACAATTAAGGAGTTCTGCCAGTCTGGAGCGGCGTCCGAACCCCCATCACCACATCCTGCCGACAACACAAAATCTTCCACCACCTAGTAAACAGTATCCCACTTACGACTGACACAAGAACTCGCTATAAGAATATTCAACTTCcaaaatttacatatttttaagcGAATTAAAGTATctatacagattttttttattacacattCTACCCCATTTTTGTCCCAGTTTTGTTCTTACCCACTAGTCTCTCAGCTCCAACATGATGGTTACCAATCTGGATAAGTAAGGGCTAGCACATGGTCCCTGCAAAACGTGTGATGCCGCAGCATCTTTTCAAACCGCATTTCATGCAGCATCAATAAGCGAATTAAGGTGCTTGGCAAAGGGCAATAAATGCACCCTTTCATACACACAAGCTTACGATTGGGTTGCTCTCTGAAGTCTTGTTACAGTGTCACCATGGTTTAAACCCACTTTTAATGATGATCAAAGGAACTGTTTATTGTGTGCACCACTCAGAAGCCTTGTCTTTTTAATTCTTGGTGTTTAGAGTTGGTCCAGCCTCCGTAACCTTAACATTTCTATTTGTACAAATCAAGTCTTACAGAAGTGCAATCATATGACATTGGTTGCACTGGTTTACAGTGAGGCTATGTACAATACGCAGGGACATTTTTAGCATCTGTCAAAAAGGCCACTTTACTTTCCATAAAGTATATTATTCAGGCTAATATTTCTTGATGCATTTTCACTTGTGATTCTGTACGTGATGGAAGCCTTTCACTGTGTTAATGAGCATCAGTGAGTCTTCTGAAAAAATAATCCATCATAATCATTTATATCCACCAAATAAAAGACTTGCTGTGTCTTAAATCACATACTACAGTACTAAAAAAGTAGCCTGATTTGTGCTTTGGCTGTTACTAATTTGATGTCTATTTGGCTGTTTTCCTTTTGTACTTAACACCTGATTTAAATAGATCGTGACTCACTACTCATGAAGAGTCTTAGTTTGGCAGCCCACCAGTGTATACACATGTCTACTGGACATGTGGTTTTTGCTAATGATTATCAATGAGCATGTTGGTGTTCTCATTGGGAAGACGCTGATCTCTGTCTATAATAACCAGAAACACAACACATATAAATGCGTTTCTGACAGATGCTAAAAAAATCCTTGTGAACGCAGTCTTATATGAAAATGTGAAGGGCTGCTAGTTAAGGACTACACTATTGCTTTCATGTTGCTACATGTTTTAATTGCAATAAGCCTCATATTTATTGAATAGATAGGATTTTTTAGTTTTAACCTGCATGATTTGAATGGTTTTAGCTTTTTGGATCATTAACATTCTGTGATTGTGCCAACCACACATCTTTAGCATTTAGAGATTGTGTATTACCGTCTTTtgcaatatatttatataggaATTGTGACATTTTATTTTGCAGATTTAGAGTTGTGCCTGCTTTTGGTTTGGTTTATCTAAACACAGATGTCAGCTCTTGTTTCATCCAATGTCTATTTTAACCTAGACCAACTGCACTTTATGGGGCAGCCAAAGGAATTAAATAGTCCAATGTCATGGTGGACAGTTTGGTACATCCTACTAAACGGCTTCCTTTCTTTTTGCCTCTGTTACTGCATATTAACCAGTGAAGGAGTTTTGAACCAGTCAGCCGTCTACATACAAACTAGGCTGCTGTATCTCTGGGGCGAGGCCtcgcaatggattggcgccccgtTAAGGGTGTGGAAGTTTGTTGTAGCTCCCCCTGATACACTAGTTAATTTTAAATAGGGCTAGACCTGTGGCATAGTGTTTTTGTAGAAACAGAAATTTGCTTTGCTTGTTAGGAAAGGCTTAAGATGATTGAGCTTTCTGTTCTGCCTGGCTGGCAAAAATTAAGCCTGATTGCATGATCGATTACCTTTTGGATGGATgttataaatcatttataataacTTTCTTTGAATAACTCATATGATTTATAAAAACAGGCTGAGCCATTACCCAGGTCCACTTTGTGTAACATCTTTAATTGATCTGAATGTATTTAGTTTGACAGAAATGCAATCACAGAGGCCGCTAGAAAggagacatttatttatttattcagttttagCTGCTTGctggaaaaagaaaaatgtcgaCCATTTGTTTATGGAATATGAACGTCCCAGCATTAGAATGAGTTCATATGGCAGCTAAATTAACTATGGAAGGTTAAGTTAAAAAGAAAGGAAATACCATGtatgatttaattaaaaatgacaaGCAACATGCTTTGCTAATCCCTAATGAATGTGCCTTTGGGAATTTTAGGGGTGAGAGAATTTTAGGGATAGGCAAACTGCAATTTCCTGTCAGTAATTTAATAGCCATTCTATTAAATTAGACAGGTGATAAATATAAGATTTTATGTTTGTCCACTACCTAACAGTGTTGGCCAGTCTTTTAATAAACTGCTCTGCCAGAACAGACTGGAGATAAACACGTTTGCTTTGCATCATGAATTGCATTTATGTCCTTGTGAGTTGACTTTATTCTAGCCATAGGCAGGCAAGCAACAAGGCATTTACaacctgaatgtgtgtgtgtgtgtgtggggggtttgGGCTTGGCTGGGGTCCACCAACAGAGAACTGGGCGCAtgtatacacaaaaacacacaaacatgagAATAAACTTTCTCAAAAATCACTGGAATTCTTAAATAATAACCTTTTGCCACAGTGTATCAAGGCCTttaggttttaatgttctgttaGGTTATTTGATCTACTATTGTGTTCAGTACGGttaatttgttctgtttttTCTATGTTTAGTCagattttgctttattattGTATCAAGTTAGGTTACTAAATCCGTTATTCtttgtattcatgtttttaaGTTTGTTAAGTGAAGTTTATGCGAGGTCTGAATGAGATGAGACTCCATGACTCACAACATTTTCCGGTGCTGCCCGTACGCAGGGCACCTTTTGTGGTGCATTTATATATTATAGTgctggaaaaacaaaacaaggaaTTCCCCTTTTTCTGATCGCCTCTGTTACTACATGTTTGTCACAGAATGATTTTAGGTTATTCAAAAATGACATTGTTACAGAAAGGGAACTTGATTAAACACATTTAAGACACAGTAGTTCAACTTAAGATGATACTAGATACATCTGCAGTTGTCCAGATGTTGTTTAGGCTGTGTTGTGAGATTCATGGACTGTTCTGTGGTTCGGTCAAGATCTTGGTTTTGTAACCTATTTTCAGTCTAACATATTTTAAGAACCTTTTTTCTGCTTAGATATTCTGGAATGTTCTTGCATTTATGTCTTTGGAAGACTATATAGTTCAGAATGACATCTACTTTTTTCCTGATGTTGTAGGGGAGAAAAACCTACATGAGCTGAGAATGATAGCTGGTTGACCAGAACTTCTCTGAGTTTTTTTCTCTGGGCATAGTGTCCCTGTAGAAACTTCTGTAGGAAGCCTcgttgttttaaaatgtattgtggTGTACTGATAGAGTTGCCAAGAGTAATATCAGTGTTGAAGAACTGTGTGAATAATCCTGACATTGTAGAAAATGTATAATGGACTTCTTTTAAATGATCTGAAATCGTTtgatgtgacaaatatgcagtaAAAGTCTATCAAAAAGAAGTTACTTATTTTACTACAACATATGAAGGTAGATAAAGCATGTCTTTGGCCATCACGGTCTTACTATGAAATGATCCAAGTTACAGGAAGTGGAGTCTGTATATGTTTACTTTTGTGTGCTATGTAGTGAATAGCTGTAGGTACTGTTGAGGCATTTCTTCCCTAAAGTATCCAGTGGCCTGTGTACATTTCTAAGAGGGCTATTTTTATAGCACCAGTTACAAGAAGTAATTTCAAAACgttgaagagaaaaaaaaaacaggacttGACAAAGCAGAGGAAGTTTAACATTGAGTTTGTGAGGGCTTTACTTATTTCTGTACTGTAGGAGTGATGCAAGTGCAGCGTTTGCCATCTGTGTTCTATTTTACTAGTCCAATTTGGGTTTGGGAGACCCAGAGCTACATGTGATGTATGAAATGTAACTGTATGGTTTTATGTATAAGGTGATGAAGTTATTGTTATCGATATTAATAATGGTTTATAAACAATGATGTATCTGATGCATGTATGGAAAATCTTAATTGTACAGCTCATTCGAATGTCAGTTATCGATGTtgctttgtgtgtttttcttgtaaaatgcttttaataaaaGTCAGCCTAAAGACATGGTTCGTCTGTTCCTTTTAATAGATCTGCCCTGCACAGGTAATGTTTTTGTTGTTCTTACTATTACAAACAATGGGGAACACACTttaaagccaaaagtatgtagacacacctTCTTAAAATTAAGTTCTTTGTATTTCAGCTAGGTCATGTTAAGCAGTCTATGTCATGAGCTTATAACCATCATTATGTAGGACTGAGTATCTCCTAGCAAACAAGTTATTTACAAGGTTTACTGGCTCTCTGTCAAGCAGAAATAAGAGGTCCTGCTGTTGGCTTTGGTTAAAGCATGATGCTGTAATGTAGAAAAATTAACAACATTACTTACTTACATAAACTTAAAACAAAGATAAAACTCTAAACTTGATTAATACTaagtaatatacacatatttacCTTACTATTTACCTCGTTATCCTGCTGCTTTTCTCTCTACGTTTTTGGCTAGTAGATAAGTTGGAGTCTATGCAGCGCACCCTGCTCCCAGCCAATCAAATCAGTTATTCTGTTAGAGCAGACATGTCCGGCCCAAGGTTAGATTTTATACGGCCCgcgtcttctgtcttaaattgcattacttgtggcccgccagcacagtcaaacagaaagaaataataaagtatattaATTCAACATGTAATTCCCCTTTTAACCACATGGTGGCAGCAATACTGTGTAAGTCATTCACATGCAAAGCGGCAAGCCCGTGAATAAGACGTACTCATGTATGACGTAATAAAAGCGACACCGGCTGTAAGAACAACGATTAACGGGGACAAAATTTGACGTGACGTGTTGTACTACAACAACGACCTAAGTGTTTGAGTGGTGGGGAGAACTTATGCGCAGTAATAATTTAGAGCAACTCAGAGTTCCTgcgtcgttcttttagtacataaagccacgttaagctttatttcttcttttattttttattcgtctttaaagttcagtttgtgtttttttcggCGAAATTTTTGACTTTCTTTGATTTTTTTCATATTCGGATCATATATTTGGGACGTTTAGACATACGCCAAAATACAGTTATTATTGTTCTAGCATGTTccaaatatgaaaaataaacatttatatttttcataAATTTGGATAAAATTTTTGACTTAATTTGATCTTTCTCATATTTTTCAGATTTGGGACACTTAGACATAAACATTGTTCTACTACGTTCCTAAGTGgagataaatatatataaaggtttaattttttatatatttgaccCATTGTAATATACAGGCATTGATCACATTCAGTCAGATGATTCGGTGTTGATTGCTGCTGAATCTGTGGATTGAATCATTGAATCATCTGACTGAATGTGATCAATGCCTGTATATTACAATGGGTCAaatacatgaaaaattaaactgcattaaattgcattacttgtggcccgccagcacagtcaaacagaaaaaaacaataaagtataTTAATTAAACATGTAATTCCCCTTTTTACCACATGGTGGCAGCAATGCTGTGTCAGTCATTCAAATGCAAAGCGGCAAAGCCGTGAATAAGACGTACTCATGTATGACGTCATAAAAGCGACACAGGCTGTACGAACAACGATTAACGGGGACAAAATTTTACGTGAcgtgttgtactaaaacaacgacctaAGCGTTTGCgtggtggagagaacttatgcgcagtaataatttagagaaACTCAGAGTTCCTgcgtcgttcttttagtacttaaagccacgttaagctttatttttgtgaatgcgccctatctttttttttttacagacttTTTAAAGTTCAGTTAGTAATTTAAATGGTTTGTTCTGTGTTCTGATTAGTTCATctgaatgcttacatttggttgttgttcgctgtgtgaaattacaattaataaataacagcgtatttatatgcatattttcttgttttaaataatgtcatcagggactgttggccctcgggCCCTTTCACATGATCAAATCTGACCCTCCTAGTAAAAGTTTGGACATCACTGTGTTAGAGTCACACAGGTGAATCATTCTGGGAAGAAAacctatattttaaaaaattaactaatttactta
Coding sequences:
- the cbx6a gene encoding chromobox protein homolog 6a, which produces MELTAIGERVFAAEEILKRRVRKGQIEYLVKWRGWALKHSTWEPEENILDDRLIVAFERKERDKELHGPKKRGPKPKNFMLKARSSVTSTRVSSSHQASPSPSSSRVRPNSSSSSQAPTPRLHSLANAHKLKKDIHRCHRMSRRPLPRPDPDGSSFVSRLPMSPFSETVRILNRRVKPREVKRGRIILNLKVIDKCTNGATKGQGRAQIPSRNRIIGKRQADMPYRPFQPPMKMLGFPMYGQPFGLQPCLPVSNQAGSRVGKAGGRSSANSSRVQTQSNPSMANKRLATEIQPSSLTSPPEDKPKKRGRKRKLPHDQPASKTRAAKHGDPDWHPERASSCSNVVVTDVATNHLTVTIKEFCQSGAASEPPSPHPADNTKSSTT